The Lysobacter oculi genomic sequence CTGGAAATCACTGGCAAGCCGCTGATCGTCTGGCACCTGGAGAAGCTGGCGGCGATGGGCATCAAGGATGTCGTCATCAACACCTCGTGGCTGGCGGAGCAGTTCCCGGCCACGCTCGGCGACGGCGCGCGCTTCGGCCTGCGCCTGCACTACGCGTACGAAGGGGCGACGCCGCTGGAAACCGGCGGTGGCCTGTGGAACGCGCTGCCGCTGCTGGGCGATGCGCCCTTCATCGCGGTCAATGGCGATGTCTGGTGCGATGCGGACTTCGCCACCCTGCCGCGCGAGCCGGCCGGCATCGCCCACCTGCTGCTGGTCGACAACCCGGTGCACAACCCGGACGGCGACTTCGCCCTCGATGCGCAAGGCCGGCTGCACGACGAAGGCGACGGCAAGCTGACCTTCTCCGGCATCGGCGTGTACCGCCCGGCGCTGTTCGACGGCTGGCGCGATGTCATCGGCAACGCACCCGGCGCAAGTGAAACCCCGCCGCGCTTCAAGCTGGCCCCGCTGCTGCGGGCGGCGATGGCCCGCGGCGAAGTCACCGGCACGCATCATCACGGGCGCTGGACCGATGTCGGCACGCCGCAACGGCTGGCGGAACTGGATGCGGCGCTGGCGGGTGCGACATCGCGGGACTGAGCCGCCTGCGACGAACTGCCTGACTGGCGCGTACCGCTTTCAATGGATCAAGCGCGCCGACCCGATGACCGTGATGAAGCCACGCTGCTGCGCGCGGCGCGTGCCGGCGACGCTGACGCCTTCGCGCAGATCTATCGCCTGCACGCGCCCGCCATCCACTCGCTGCTGCTGCGGCTCTCGGGCAGCGTGGAGACCGCCGAGGACATCACCCAGGACACCTTCCTCAAGGCGATGCGCTTCCTGCCCGGCCTGCGCGCGGAACTGCCGCTGCGCCCGTGGTTGAAGCGCACCGCGAGCAACGCGCTGATCGACCAGCTGCGGCGGCAATGGCGTGGCGTATCGCTGCCCGACGACGATGTCTTCGCCGATGCCGGCCCGTTGCCTGAAGCGGGCGCGGAAATCACCGGCCTGCTGCGACGCCTGCCGCCCGTCGCCCGTACCTTGGTATGGCTGCAGGTGATGGAAGGCTGGTCGCACAGGGAACTGGCCGCCCGCTTCGGCCACAGCGAGAGCTGGTCGAAGTCGATCCTCTCCCGCGCACTGGCGCAACTGCGCGCCGAACTGCCCGATCACGAGTCATCCGATGAATGAGCCACTGACCCGACACCTGCAACACCTCCCGGACACCGCGCCTTCCGATGCCCTGTGGCAGCGCGTCGCCGAGGCACGCCGCAGGCAGCTGCGCCGGCAGCGGGCTGCCGTGGCCGGGGGCGCGGCGGCGTGCATGCTGCTCGCGGTCGCCACGCTGGTTCCGCGGATGACGGCTTCTCCGGCGCCTTCGCTGGCCGAAGCCGTGCCGTCACCCATTCCCGCCACCCAAGCCATCCAGCCCGATGCCCTCCAGCGCATCGACCGCGAACTGCAGCTGGCCTATGCCCGCAACGCCGACGACGCCGAACTCGCCGCGCTCTGGACGGTCCGCCGCGACCTGGCCCGCACCCATTCCGCCGCCACGCAACCGGTCGGCATCTGAGGACTCCCGCATGAACATCCGCCTCGCTTCCCCGCTCTCCTTCCTGATGCTGTCGATGCTGGCCGCGCCCGCGCCCGCGCAGGACGGCGCCACCCTCAGGCGCGAAATCGAAACCGCGCTGGCCCGCGCCGCCGAAACCGGCACGCTGCTCGATGACGGCCGCGGTACCACCCTGCGCAGCGAAGCGCGCGTGCGCTACGAACTCGGTGCCGTGGTCGATGTACGCGGCGCAGGCACGGGCGGCCTGCCGGTGTTGGCGGTGACGCCGGGCTCAGCAGCGTCGCGGCTGGACCTGCGCGCCGGCGACCGCCTGCTTGCGATCAATGGCCGCAACGTCAACGCGGGCGGCAGCGGTGCGCTGCAGCAGGCCATCGATGCCGGCAACGGCAAGCTCGCGGTGCAATGGCTGCGCGCGGGCAAGCGCCTCGCCGCGCAGGACCAGGCCGATGCGGTCGCCGTGCCGGCCTACCAGCTGACCGTCGGTGGCCGCAGCGCGGCCGGGTGTGGCTTCGTGTCCGACCAGCAGGGCGTGGTGCCGAAGAGCCAGCAGATATTCGCCGCCGGCATCACCCGCATCAATGGCCGCAGCACGCCGCTCGCCGGCAAGTACGAATACGAGTTGCCGGTGGGCAAGCACGTGCTGACCATCGCCGAAAACATCGACCGTAACCGGTTGAGCATCGGCCAGAAACAGATGGCGCTGTCGCATCGGCTCAAGACCGCCGCGCAGTCCTACAAGACGCTGGTGGTCGATGTGCAGCCCAACACCAGCTACCGCATCGGCGTGCGGCTGTTGCCTGACAAGCTGGACAACGACGCCATCCGTCGCAATGCGTATTGGGAACCGGTGGTCTGGGAAACCCGGCCGCAGACCTGTCGCTGAGGCCTAACCGCCCAGCACCTGCCGCAGGAACGGCACCGTCAGGCGGCGCTGTGCGGCCAGCGACTCGCGATCCAGCAGGTCGAGCAGGCTGGCGAGGCTGGCGAGGTCGCGGTCCACGCGTTTGAGCAGCCAGTCAATCGCCGCATCTTCGAAGGCCAAGCCACGGCGTTCCGCACGCAGCCGCAGGATCGCGGCGCGGGTGGCGTCATCGGCCGGCTGCAGGCTGATCCGCGCCAGCTGCGACAGGCGCGAACGCAGGTCGGGCAGGTCCAGGCCGAGCGCATCCGGCATCGCCGCCGCGGTGTAGAGCACGCCGGCGCCGGCGGCACGCGCGGCATTGTGGAAGTCGAACAAGGCGACCTCGTCATCCCGCTTGCCGGCGACGCGTTCCAGCCCGTCCAGCGCGAAGCACATGCCGGGCTGCGGCACCGGCAGGGCTTCGCGCAGGCGGCCGGCCAGCGGTGCCAGCGGCAGGTAGTGGGCGATGTGGCCTTGGGCCTCGGCCTGCGCGCAGAAGCCGAGCGCCAGATGGGTCTTGCCGACGCCGGCCGGCCCGGCGAGATACAGCCAGTCACCGCCGTCGATCAGCGCCTGCAGCTGCGCCATCGCGCCATCAGGCGGGGCGATGTAGGCGTCGAGTCGCTGGTCGGGCGGGTAGCGCAGCGTCAGCGGCAGTTGCCGGGAAGACGTGCTCACGCCTTGGGCGGATGCGGCGGCGTGGCGGTCTCGACCGCGATCACCGGGTGCACGGTATCCAGCAGGATGCCCGGCTGGTCGCCCGTGTAGGCCTTGCTGGCGCGGTAGCGTTCCACCGAGAAGCGCAGCAGCACGTTGATCACCGCCGCCGCCGGCAGGGCCAGCAGCATGCCGAGGAAGCCGAACAGCACGCCGCCGGCCATCACCGCGAAGATCACCACCATCGGGTGCAGGCCGATGCGCTCGCCGACCAGCTTGGGCGTCAGCAGGTAGCTCTCGATCAGCTGGGCGACGGTGAACACCACGCCCACGCCCACCAGCCCCTGCCAGCCATTGCCCTGCACCAGCGTGGCGACGGCGCCCATCACCACCACCGAGGCCGGGCCGAGATACGGCACGAAGCTGAGCAGCCCGCCGATCACGCCGATCAGGATGCCCACCTTCACGCCCACCAGCCACAGGCCCAGGCCGTAGAGCACGCCGAGCGCCGCCATCACCATGAACTGCCCGCGCAAGAAGCCGCCGAGCACTTCGTCGGATTCCTTGGCCAGCCGGGTCACGGTCGGCAGGTAGTCGCGCGGGATCAGCGAAGCGACGCGCTCCACGAAGCGGTCCCAGTCGCGCAGGAAGAAGAACGCCAGCACCGGGATCAGCACCAGGTTGGTGACCCAGAGCAGCATCGCGATGCCGGAGCGCGACACGAAGCCGATCAGGTTGACCGCGATGCCACCGGCACGCTGCCAGTGCTCGCGCAGCATCGTCACGATGTTGTCGGTGTCCAGCCAGGCCAGCAGGTCGAAGCCGGTACGCGCGTGCAGCCACGGTGCCAGCCGGCCGGCGAACCAGCCGGTGAACCAGGCCTGGTATTCCGGCCAGGATTCCACCAGCACCACGATCTGCCGCGCGATCAGCGGCACCAGGATCAGCAGCACCAGCGACACCAGCAGGCTCATCGCCGTGAACACCGCGATCACCGCCGTGTTGCGGCCCACGCCGCGTGCCTCGATGCGGTCGACCAGCGGGTCGCCCAGCCAACCCAGCATCGCGGCCACCACGAACGGGGTCAGCACCGGCGACAGCTTCCACACCAGCCAGCCGAGGCCGAGCGCGATCGCCGTCCACTGCATGCGCGTGTAGAAGCGGGCGATCGCCGCCAGCGAGGTCCGGGTCTCTTCCATGTCCGTCATCGGGGCATCAGCGCACGTCGAAGACGGCGCCTTCCCCTGCGTCATCGCCGGCCGCGCCGACCACGCCTTCGCGGCCTGCCGCCGTAGTGAAGCCGGCTAGGCCTTCCTTCAGCTGCAGGATGAAGACCGCGCGGTCCGGCGCCGCCGAGACCGGGGTGATGGTGCCGACCTGCGGATGGTTCTCCAGATAGCCGATCAGGCGCAGGTATTCGCCGGCGTCGTCGATGCCGCTGAAGGTGACCCGGAAGCTGCCGGCCGGGCTCGGCTTCGGCGCGACCCGGCGCACGTATTTGCGGATCAGGGCGTCGCCGGCGACATCGGCACCGGAGGCGATGGCGCGGCGGGCATCAGCATCGGTATTCGAATTGCGGGCGGAGACGCGGCCGCCATCGAGGAAGGTCCAATCGGCCTTCCAGCCGCTGCCGGCGCGCTGCACCTTGCCGATCAATTGCATGGGCGATGCGTAGGCCTTGGACAGGCGCGCCACCGCGGCGGTGTCGCCGCGCCAGATCGCGCCGACGATGGCCTGCTCGGCGGCGCTGCCCTGCGGCAGGCCCAGGCCGAAGCCCAGCCCCTTGGCACGATCGAGCGCGCTGCGGGCGACGCTGGCCTGCGCCAGGCCGACCAGCCGCGGGCCGCTGCCGTCATCCAGCGCCAGCCACAGCACCGGCTTGGGACGCGGGTTGGGCCAGGCGACCGTGCCGATCTGCTTCGCCAGCTCGTCCACCTTGGCCGGCTTGAAGCGCACGATCAGCGTGGTGCCGTAGCTGGGCGCGCCGGTGACCGGCGAGATGCCCTCGTCCTGGCGGTAGTCGTAGCTGGCGACGTAATCCTTGGCGTTGCGGATTTCCTCGCCCACGCCGGGGCGCTGCTGCGGGGCGCGCTCGCCGGTGAGCTTGCCGAGGACCTGGATCAGGCCGCGCGAGAAACCGTTGTTGCGCTCGGCGGCGGACTGCGAGCGCACGGACACTTCCGCGTCGTACGCGCCCTGGGCACCGGCGCGGCTGCCTTCGACGCGTTGCGCGTGGGCCGTGCCCATCGCCAGCACCAGCATCGCCGCCCATGTCCATCGAATCGTTGCGCGCATCGCCATGAATTCCGGGATTCCAGACGGGAATGGTGCCGCAGCGGGGCCAAGGCGTCCATAACGGGCCCGATGCGACCGTCAAACCGTGCCCGGCTGTTAAAATCGCCCGTCCCCATGCCGTGAAGCCGCCCGTGACCACACCTGCCCCCCTGACCTACCGCGACGCCGGCGTGGACATCGATGCAGGCAACGAACTGGTCGAGCGGATCAAGCCGCTGGTCAAGCGCAGCTTCCGCCCCGAGGTGATGGGCGGCCTCGGCGGCTTCGGCGCCATGTTCGACCTCTCCGCCAAGTACCGCGAGCCGGTGCTGGTCTCCGGCACCGACGGCGTCGGCACCAAGCTCAAGCTGGCGCAGCAGCTCGGCCGCCACGACACCATCGGCATCGACCTCGTCGCCATGTGCGTGAACGACGTGCTGGTGCAGGGCGCGGAGCCGCTGTTCTTCCTCGACTATTTCGCCACCGGCAAGCTCGACATCGACACCGCCGCGGCGGTCGTCGGCGGCATCGCCAATGGCTGCACCGAGGCCGGCTGCGCACTGATCGGCGGCGAAACCGCCGAGATGCCCGACATGTACCCGCCGGGCGAATACGACCTGGCCGGCTTCTGCGTGGCCGGCGTGGAAAAGAGCGAGATACGCGACGGCGCGCGCGTGCAGGAGGGCGATGTGCTGCTCGGCATCGCGTCGAGCGGCCCGCATTCCAACGGCTATTCGCTGATCCGCAAGATCCTCGAGCGCAGCGACACGCCGATGGGCTACGACCTCGGCGAAGCCGCGCTGGAAGACGCGCTGATGGCGCCGACGCGCCTCTACGTCAAGCCGGTGCTGCAACTGCTGCGCGGTGCGAACGGCGGCGACATCCACGCCATGGCGCATATCACCGGCGGCGGGCTGACCGAGAACATCATCCGCGTGATTCCGGACGGGCTGGGCATCGACATCGATGCCGCCGCGCTGGTGCTGCCGCCGGTGTTCCAGTGGCTGCAGCGCGAGGGCGGCGTGGCCGATGCCGAAATGTGGCGCACCTTCAACTGCGGCGTGGGCTTCGTGTTCGTGGTGCCGGCCGCGGCGGTGGAGGCCGTCTCCGCCGAACTGGATGCGATGGCGCTGGCGCCGCGCGTCATCGGCCGCGTGGTCGCGCATGCCGACGGCGAGCGGGTGCGGATTGGCTGAGCACGCGATGGGGGATGCGGCTTCGCCGCGCCGCCTCGCCGTGCTGGTCTCCGGGCGCGGCAGCAACCTGCAGGCGATCCTCGATGCCATCGCCGATGGCCGCCTCGATGCCGAAATCGTCGGCGTGTTCTCCGACAAACCGGCCTGCACCGCGCTGACCCGCGTGCCCGCGTCGCTGCGCTGGAGCCGGGACACCAAATCCTTTCCCGACCGTGCCGCCTTCGATGCCGAGCTGGCCGATGCGGTGGCCGCCGTGCAACCGGACTGGGTGGTCTGCGCGGGCTATATGCGGATTCTGGGCGATGGCTTCGTGCGGCGCTTCGCGGACCGGCTGGTCAACATCCACCCTTCCCTGCTGCCGAAATACCGGGGCCTGCACACGCACCGCCGCGCGCTGGAAGCCGGCGACGCCGAACACGGCGCCAGCGTGCACTGGGTGACCCCGGAGCTCGATGCCGGCGATGTCATCGCCCAGACCCGCATCGCCATCCGGCCCGGCGACACCCCGGAAACGCTGGCCACCCGCCTGCTCCCGGCCGAACACGTGCTGCTGGTGCAGACACTGGCCGGGCTGGTCGAAGGCCGCATCCCGCCTCCGCGCGCCTGAACGCCGGATCCGCATCGCACCCACGGTCATCACCCGTTTACGCGGGCATGGCCAGAATGCGCCACCTGAATACTTGACCTGCCCGGAACCCTTCCCGATGCGTCATCCCCTTTCCATCGCCCTGCTCGCCGCGCTGATGCCCGCAACGGCCGCCCTCGCGGCGCCGCAGGCCGCCACGCCGCCGGCCACCGCGCCGTCCGTGGTCGAATCGACCGGCGCGACGGACGTGCCCTTCGTGCTGCGGCCGTTCACCGGCACCTACCAGGTGTTCCGCGGTGAGAGCCCGCTGGGCCAGGCGACCATGCGGCTGGTCAACACCGGCGGCGCGCGCTGGCGCATCGACCTCAACATCCTTGGCACGCAGGGTTTGGCCGGTGCGGCGGGCGTCAACATCCAGCAGAGCACGGTGTTCGATGCGACGGGCAGCCAGTTCCGCCCGGTATCCCAGAGCACGGTGCGGCACGCGCTGTTCTCGACCAAGAAGACCGTCGGCATCTACGACTGGGGCAAGAGCGCCGCCAGCTGGACCGGCGACGTCAAGAAGTCGCGTCGTGGCCGCGTCATTGCGCTGCAGCCGGGCGACATGAGCGGTCTGCTGATCAACCTGGCCTTGATGCGCGATGCCAAGCTGGGCGCGGCGCTGCAGTACCGCTTCGTCGATGATTCGCGGATGCGCGTGCAGCAGTACGCCGTGGCGCCCGCCACCGAACTCGTCAACGTGGGCGAGATGAGCTACGACACGTTCCGCATCGACCGGGTCAATTCGGGCGCCGACCGCACCACCATGTGGTTCACGCCGGAAGTGCCGCTGCCGGTGCGCATCCATATCAAGGACGGCGACGACGCCGCGCTCGACCTGATGCTGACGCAGTACAAGGGAGTCTGACCATGAAACTTCGCCACGCCCCGATCCTCGCGACCGGCCTGCTGCTTTCGTTCGCGGCGATGTCCGCACACGCCGGCGAGCTCAAGCCGTTCAAGGCCAGTTACCGCGCCAACTACAACAACATGGCGGCCAACGCGACGATGTCGCTGGCCCCGGCTGGCGCCAACCGCTGGACCTACACCATGAGCGTGCAGAACGCGCTGATGCAGTTGAACCGCTCATCCACGGTCGATGCCTCCGGCGCGCAGCTGCGCCCGCTGGCGAACCGCGAAACCATCAACATGCTCATCAAGAAGAAGGCCAAGCAGGCCAGCTTCGACTGGGCCGGCGGCCAGGCCAGCTGGAGTGGTGACGTGAAGCCCGACCGCAAGGGGCCGATCAAGCTGCAGGCCGGCGACGTGGACGGCATGACGCTCAACCTGGCAATCGTGCGCGATGCGCTGGCCGGCAAGCCGATGCGCTACCGCCTGATCGAGAACGGCAAGGCCAAGCCGCTCGCCTTCACCAGCGCCGGCAAGGAAAGCGTGACGGTCGATGGCAAGGCGATGCAGGCGATCAAGGTCAGCGGCAGCGACGGCGGCGACCACATGACGCTGTGGGTGGTGGATGGCATCCCGGTGCCGGTGCGCATCCAGCAGCGAGAGGACGATGGCGACACCATCGACCTGCGCCTGCAGTCGGTGAACTGAAGAAGCCGCCCGGCCACATCGACCGGCGACACTTGAGAAGCCCCGCATCGCGGGGCTTTTCTGTTGCACGGTTGCAACCGGTTGCGCCGCCATGCCCGCACCCATCGCGCGTACGATGGTTTTCCAGCCGCACCGCGGCCCTGCACAGGTGAACCCCGATGGCCACGACCCACGCCCGCGGCATGCACGCCGCCGACGCACCGTTCACGGCGCTCGACATCCAGCGCCGCGCACCGGGCCCGCGCGATGTCCAGATCGACATCGCCTACTGCGGCATCTGCCACTCCGACCTGCACACCGCGCGCTCGGAATGGCCGGGCACGCTTTACCCCTGCGTGCCGGGCCACGAGATCGTCGGCAGCGTCAGCGCGGTCGGTGGCGAGGTGTCGAAGTTCAAGGTCGGCGACGTGGTCGGCGTCGGCTGCCTGGTCGACAGCTGCCAGCGCTGCCCCTCCTGCGAGGAAGGCCTGGAGCAGTACTGCGAGAACGGTTTCACCGGCACCTACAACGGGCCCACCGCCGACGCACCCGGCCACACGCTCGGCGGCTACGCGCAACGCATCGTGGTGGATGAAGGCTTCGTGCTGAAGGTGACCCACCCGGAAGCCCAACTGGCCGCGGTCGCGCCGCTGCTCTGCGCCGGCATCACCACCTACTCGCCGCTGCGGCATTGGAAGGTCGGGCCGGGGCAGAAGGTCGGCGTGGTCGGCATCGGCGGGCTGGGCCACATGGGCGTCAAGATCGCGCATGCGATGGGCGCGAAGGTGGTCGCCTTCACCACATCGGAAAGCAAGCGCCGCGACGCGCTCCACCTCGGCGCGGATGAGGTCGTGGTCTCGCGCAACGCCGACGAGATGAAGGCGCACCGCGGCAGCTTCGACTTCATCCTCAACACCGTCGCCGCCAGCCACGACCTGGACGCCTACACCGGCCTGCTCAAGCGCGACGGCACGATGGTGCTGGTCGGCGTGCCCGAGCACGCGCATCCCTCACCCAACATCGCCAACCTGATCTTCGGGCGGCGTGCGATCGCTGGCTCGCTGATCGGCGGCATCGCCGAGACGCAGGAGATGCTGGATTTCTGCGCGCGGCACGGCATCGTCGCCGACATCGAGATGGTGGATGCGGACGGCATCGATGCCGCCTACGAGCGCATGACCCGCAGCGACGTGAAGTACCGCTTCGTCATCGACACCGCGACCATGGGCGACTGAGCCGCACGCGCCTTCCTCACGCACAGGAAAAAGCCCCGCACGAAGCGGGGCTTTCTGTTTGGGTCGATGCCGCCTGCCTCAGTCGATGCGGCGGATCTTCGCGCCCAGGCCGGAGAGCTTTTCCTCGATGTTCTCGTAGCCGCGATCGAGGTGGTAGATGCGGTCGATGACGGTTTCGCCATCGGCCACCAGCCCGGCCAGGATCAGCGAGGCCGACGCGCGCAGATCGGTCGCCATCACCGGCGCGCCCGGTCAGCCCGGCGACGCCGCGCACGATCGCGGTATGGCCATCGACCTTGATGTCCGCGCCGAGCCGCTGCAGTTCCTGCACGTGCATGAAGCGGTTTTCGAAGATGGTCTCGCGGATCACGCCGGCGCCTTCGGCTATGCAGTTCATCGCCATGAACTGCGCCTGCATGTCGGTGGGGAAGCCCGGGTGCGGCGCGGTGCTGATGTCGACCGCGCGCGGACGCTTGCCGTGCATGTCCACGGTGATGCGGTCGCCGTCCACGGTCACTTCGGCGCCGGCATCCACCAGCTTGGCCAGCACCGCGTCCATCGACGCCGGATGCGCGTTGCGTGCGGTCACGCGGCCGCCGGTCATCGCCGCCGCGACCAGGAAGGTGCCGCATTCGATGCGGTCGGCCAGCACCGCGTGACGCGCGCCGTGCAGCCGCTCGACGCCCTGCACGTGGATGCGGCCGGTGCCGGCGCCTTCGATTTTCGCGCCCATGGCGATCAGGCAGTCGGCCAGGTCGATGATCTCGGGCTCCATCGCCGCGTTCTCGATGACGCTTTCGCCCTCGGCCAGGGCGGCGGCCATCAGCACGTTCTCGGTGGCGCCGACGCTGGCCATGTCGAAGGCGACGCGGCCGCCGCGCAGCCGGCCCTTGACGCTGGCCTTGATGAAGCCGTGATCCACGCTGACTTCGGCACCGAGCGCCTGCATGCCCTTCAGGTGCTGGTCGACCGGGCGCGAACCGATCGCGCAGCCGCCGGGCAGCGAGACTTCGGCATCGCCATATTTCGCCAGCAACGGGCCCAGCACCAGCACCGAGGCGCGCATGGTCTTGACCAGTTCGTAGGGCGCGATGTGCGAGTTCACGGTGCGCGGATCGACCACCACGCCGCTTTCGCTGCCCTTGCCGATGGTGCCCTGGTCGATGGTGATGCCGGCACCCAGCCCGGCCAGCAGCTTGGTGGTGGTGACCACGTCGTGCAGGTGCGGCACGTTGCTGATCTCCACCGGCTCATCGGCCAGCAGGGTGGCGCAGAGGATCGGCAGCACCGCGTTCTTCGCGCCGGAAACCGGCACTTCACCGTTGAGGACGGCACCACCTTCTACGACGATCTTCTGCATGTTCTTCCTCGGCTGCCGGCGCGCGCCGGCGATTCCAGATCAGGGGGTCTTCGGGATGCGGGGCGCACCTTCGCGCATCTTCTGCGCCCGCTCGCGCTGCCACGGGTCTTCCAGGTCGGCGCTGGCCAGCGCGCGTTCGACATCTTCGTTTTCCACGCGGCCGGTGCGGCGCATCTTCTCCTGCAGGCGCAGGAATCCGGCACGGCCTTCCTTGGGGAATTCGCGCTCCAGCGTGGCAAGGTGCGGGCCTGCGCGGGTGATCGCCACCTCGTTGGAAATCCACGGGTTGGAAATCCACATCTCCGCCACTTCGCGCAGTGAGGTCAGCCGGTACTCGGCATCCTCCATCAGGATCCGGTAGTGGTAGTCGGCGGCTTCGGGCTGGCGCGTGTTGTAGAGCGATCCCGCCAGCATGTAGCGGTAGCCCGAATTCGCCGGGTCAGCCGCCACCAGTGCATCGGCGTAGCGGAGCGCGATAGCCGGCTCATCCTGCACAAAGACGTAGGCCAGCCAGTAGCGGCTCCACGCCGGCGTGGGCCGGAAGCGTTCGACCTGCAGCAGGTAGGCCTGCGACTTGCCCTTCTCCCCCGGCATGTCGATGCGCGGATTGAGCGCGATGCTCGCCGCTTCCTGCAGCACGTCTTCCTCGCTGGAGGCGTCGATCGCCTTTTCGTCCGCCTCCAGCGCGGCGCGATCGGCGTCGGCGGTCTTTCCCCGCATCAGGACATTGCCCATGTCCGCATACGCCGCTGCGACATGCAGCGCCAGCAACGGGCGTTTGGCCAGCAGCGGGCGCAGCGTGGCGGCATATGCCTCCATCTGTTCGTACGAGCCGCCCCAGCGCGGCAGCAGCGCATTCATGCGCTCCTTGGCGATGGTCGGGCAGGCCGGGTCGATCGCGTTCGCGCCCGCGAAGGCTTCTTCGCCCACTGCATCCAGCGAGTCGGCCTTGGCGAGGTTGAGCATGCCTTCGTAGGCCGGCATCAAGCGCGGATTAAGGGCGATCGCCTTGCGGTAGAGCGGCATGGCGCGTTCGACCAGCGCCGACATCCGCGCCATCTGTGCTGCGGGCGTCTCGCCGGCAAACCCGCCGCCGCGCGCCTTCCAGGCCATGCGCCGGTAATAGCTGGCACGGGCGAGCAGCGCGTAGGCGTCTTCCGGTGCCAGACGCAGCCAGCGTGTCGTCAATTCGTTGGAACGCTCGTCCGCGCGGATCGTGTCGAAGATGTAGTGGATGGCTTCGTGGAACTGCGGCTCGGGCTGGAAATGGCGGGCCAGCTGCGCATCGAGCGCGGCGTTGAGGCCAGCCAGGTCGCCGGCATTGACCCGCGCTTCCAGCCAGCCCAGGTCGAGCGAGGCCATGAGAGGGTCGTGATGGTTGCGGCAATGCGCGGCGGCGTGGCCTTCGGGCCAGTGCGTGTCCGGCAGGTCCGGCCAGGCCAGGCAGCGTTGCAGCGGGTCTTCGATGCGCATCGCCTCGCGCACCTTCAGCAGATGCGCGCGCCATGGGGCTTCGTACTTCTGGTAGGCCGCGGCATTCACCTTGGCGGGCGGCGGCGGCATCTCGTATTTCGGCGCGGTCTGGGCAGCCGCGGGCATGACCACCAGCCCCAGCACCAATGCAAGCCCGGCCACTGCCTTCATCGGGCGGCTTCTTCCGGGGTCAGCGTCTTCAGCGCCAGCGCGTGGATGGCACCGCCCATGGCATCGCCCAGCGTCGCGTAGACCATGCGATGGCGGGCCAGCGGCAGCTTGCCGGCGAAGGCGGGGCTGACCACGCGCGCCTCGAAATGCACGCCGTCATCGCCGGCCACGTCCACCAGGGCGCCGGGCAGGCCGGCTTCGATCATCTGCTTGATGGTGCCGGGGTTCATCGCGGCCGCCTTTGAACGCGTAAAATGAACGGATTAGTCTAGCGGAAGCCCGGCCGCGCATGGATCCCGCGATGCCCCCACCCGACGCCCTGCTCGCCACCGCGCGGCGCGTGTTCGACACCGAATCCGCCGCGCTCGCGGCGGTCGGCGCACGTCTGGATGGCGGCTTCACCGACGCCTGCCGGCTGATCCTCGACAGCCGTGGCCGCGTGGTCTGCACCGGCATGGGCAAGTCCGGGCACATCGCCCGCAAGATCGCCGCCACGCTCGCCTCCACCGGCACGCCGGCCTTCTACGTGCATCCGGGCGAGGCCGGTCACGGCGACCTCGGCATGATCACCGACGCCGACATCGTGCTGGCGCTGTCCAATTCCGGCGAGACCGACGAGCTCATCACCCTGCTGCCGGTACTGGCGCGCCAGGGCAACCGGCTGATCGCGATGACCGGCCGCCCGGCTTCCACCCTCGCCCGCCAGGCCGATGCCCATATCGATGCCAGCGTGCCCGCCGAAGCCTGCCCGCTCGACCTCGCGCCGACCAGCAGCACCACCGCCGCGCTGGTGCTGGGCGATGCACTGGCCGTCGCCCTGCTCGAAGCCCGCGGTTTCACCGCCGACGACTTCGCGCGTTCGCACCCGGCCGGCGCGCTCGGCCGCCGCCTTCTGCTGCATATCCGCGACGTCATGCACACCGG encodes the following:
- a CDS encoding KpsF/GutQ family sugar-phosphate isomerase gives rise to the protein MPPPDALLATARRVFDTESAALAAVGARLDGGFTDACRLILDSRGRVVCTGMGKSGHIARKIAATLASTGTPAFYVHPGEAGHGDLGMITDADIVLALSNSGETDELITLLPVLARQGNRLIAMTGRPASTLARQADAHIDASVPAEACPLDLAPTSSTTAALVLGDALAVALLEARGFTADDFARSHPAGALGRRLLLHIRDVMHTGDDVPRVADTATLGEALMEMSRKRLGMTAVVDAEGRLAGLFTDGDLRRTLDAGVDVRGTGIANVMTASPRTIGEDALAVEAAQLMEAHKINALLVVDAERRVVGALNIHDLLRARVV